A genome region from Colwellia sp. Arc7-D includes the following:
- a CDS encoding PEP-CTERM sorting domain-containing protein, with protein MIKFTLKLLFPLLLLISNSAIAGLITTDLTRDTYITYKGYDWTWASTINTTLYSDSAFGEEEDPEENTFKDADFHAGWMVIVGIELEGLFGELKLTNFTKTNGDFIHSLSYWNSIYTEVFAGGFAYRIGAKNDEKDSETRTYDTFYVRSSVAQAPAVVPEPTTLFIFGAGLLGFALRKRKIK; from the coding sequence ATGATTAAGTTTACATTGAAATTACTATTCCCATTATTATTGTTGATTAGCAACTCTGCAATTGCTGGGTTAATTACCACTGATTTGACTAGAGATACCTACATAACATATAAGGGTTATGATTGGACATGGGCATCTACTATAAATACTACTCTATACTCAGATAGTGCATTCGGTGAGGAAGAAGACCCTGAAGAGAATACGTTTAAAGATGCCGATTTTCACGCCGGTTGGATGGTAATAGTTGGCATCGAGTTGGAAGGGTTATTTGGGGAATTGAAATTAACAAATTTTACAAAAACCAATGGCGACTTTATTCATTCATTATCTTATTGGAATTCAATTTATACAGAGGTTTTTGCTGGAGGCTTTGCTTATCGTATAGGTGCAAAAAATGATGAAAAAGATTCTGAAACAAGAACTTATGATACATTCTATGTTCGTTCGTCAGTAGCACAAGCTCCTGCTGTTGTTCCTGAACCAACAACATTATTTATATTCGGCGCAGGCCTTTTAGGTTTTGCACTTCGTAAGCGAAAAATAAAGTAA
- a CDS encoding pilus assembly PilX N-terminal domain-containing protein codes for MSHKRPFRAANFPYPSRQKGSALVIAIFIIIVLSALGAALVNMLDSSQEGVAYEVLGTRAYTAAQSGLQWQLSEVFPLGSVAITCKNQADINSITPTFINTQGLSQCSVSVSCSDFELDSIRYYSIVSTGQCTIDGEVTSRTVAVEARSL; via the coding sequence ATGTCCCATAAACGACCATTTAGAGCAGCTAATTTCCCATATCCTTCCCGACAGAAAGGTAGTGCATTAGTTATCGCTATTTTTATTATTATTGTATTGTCGGCGCTCGGTGCGGCTTTAGTGAATATGCTAGACTCAAGTCAAGAAGGTGTAGCCTATGAGGTTTTAGGTACGCGTGCTTATACTGCAGCGCAGAGTGGCTTACAGTGGCAATTATCTGAGGTTTTTCCTTTAGGTAGTGTCGCTATTACTTGTAAAAATCAAGCCGATATAAACAGTATAACGCCAACTTTTATAAATACTCAGGGCTTATCACAATGCAGTGTCAGTGTATCTTGTAGTGACTTTGAACTCGATAGTATTCGTTATTATTCCATTGTTAGTACTGGGCAATGTACCATCGATGGTGAAGTAACATCGAGAACCGTTGCCGTTGAAGCACGAAGCTTATAA
- a CDS encoding type II secretion system protein codes for MPKLRRYQQGFTLVELITVIVILGVLASSITSFLRFGTKSYTDAADREALISTARFVVERLNREVRHALPNSIRTIGDNNQCLEFVPIDKSVIYLDIPVAPETPSNSVEVVMLEDPLNTSTEYVAIYALNSDDIYNTAPGVIEAFSSVNNTGDKQTPSTITFASNILFSAESPTNRLYFIESPVSYCIESNSVFRYQGYGFGNYASNGLPNVGTTTARVLMAEHIANFSTSGNVAPFSTFPATLQRNGLALTRLKFVRNLEEVVFNNEIQVPNVP; via the coding sequence ATGCCTAAACTTCGTCGCTATCAACAAGGCTTTACTTTGGTAGAGTTAATTACGGTTATTGTAATTCTAGGTGTACTAGCGAGTAGTATTACTTCTTTTTTGCGTTTTGGTACTAAAAGCTATACTGATGCTGCCGATCGAGAAGCGTTAATATCTACGGCAAGGTTTGTTGTTGAACGGCTAAACCGTGAAGTAAGACATGCACTACCCAATAGCATTCGTACCATTGGCGATAATAATCAATGCCTAGAGTTTGTGCCGATAGATAAAAGCGTAATTTATTTGGATATTCCGGTAGCGCCTGAAACTCCAAGTAATAGTGTCGAAGTGGTTATGTTAGAAGATCCGCTTAATACATCAACTGAATATGTCGCCATTTATGCACTAAACAGCGATGATATTTATAACACTGCGCCTGGGGTAATTGAAGCTTTCTCTTCTGTGAATAACACGGGCGACAAACAAACACCTTCAACCATAACCTTTGCGAGTAACATATTGTTTAGTGCTGAATCTCCTACTAATCGTTTATACTTTATAGAATCGCCAGTAAGTTACTGTATTGAAAGTAATTCAGTTTTTCGTTATCAAGGTTACGGTTTTGGCAATTACGCAAGTAATGGTTTGCCCAATGTGGGTACCACAACCGCTCGTGTATTAATGGCCGAGCATATTGCCAATTTTTCAACTTCTGGCAATGTTGCGCCATTTAGTACTTTTCCTGCAACGTTACAAAGAAATGGCTTAGCACTCACTCGATTAAAGTTTGTACGTAACTTAGAGGAGGTTGTATTTAATAATGAGATACAAGTCCCCAATGTCCCATAA